Proteins from a single region of Oryza brachyantha chromosome 6, ObraRS2, whole genome shotgun sequence:
- the LOC102709654 gene encoding BTB/POZ and MATH domain-containing protein 1-like, with protein sequence MEPPTNITDTTSAVHLLKINGYSVTKALSCSEYISSRRLAAGGFDWEVLYYPRYYEHGVYWVALRLMFMSKKCKHEVKAALKCQLVDEAQMYLPSSGSKSVSSKYTGQRDCGPALLLVKQDDLPESIYFRGDSFVVECTITVLREPQEAVANTASPSVANPCCHLHLQLGELLLSEKGADVTFAVAGESFLAHKIILAARSPVFMAEFFGPMRESSSRCVEIKDMEAPVFRAMLRFIYTGTSPELDQQQDITTTMAQHLLVAADRYGLDRLKLICQERLHSDINVDTAAATLAFAEQHSCSQLKDRCVEFVISSRANLDAVMATEGYRLVIASCPSVLDTLLRAAVGR encoded by the coding sequence ATGGAGCCCCCAACAAACATCACCGACACAACATCTGCAGTCCAcctgttaaaaataaatggataTTCAGTAACCAAAGCACTCAGTTGTTCAGAGTACATCTCATCTAGGAGATTGGCTGCAGGTGGATTTGATTGGGAAGTCCTCTACTACCCACGCTACTACGAGCATGGCGTGTACTGGGTAGCACTTAGGCTCATGTTTATGAGCAAGAAATGTAAGCATGAGGTGAAGGCAGCCCTTAAGTGTCAGTTAGTAGATGAGGCACAAATGTACCTGCCATCATCAGGAAGTAAGAGTGTATCCTCTAAGTACACAGGGCAGAGAGATTGTGGGCCAGCACTCCTGCTTGTGAAACAGGATGATTTGCCAGAATCCATTTATTTCAGAGGAGATTCCTTCGTTGTGGAATGCACCATCACTGTGCTAAGAGAGCCACAGGAAGCTGTGGCTAATACTGCCTCTCCAAGTGTTGCCAATCCATGCTGTCACTTGCACCTGCAACTCGGTGAGCTCCTGCTGAGTGAAAAGGGCGCAGATGTCACGTTTGCTGTTGCAGGTGAATCTTTCTTGGCACACAAGATCATCCTCGCAGCTAGGTCCCCTGTGTTCATGGCCGAGTTCTTTGGACCCATGAGGGAGAGCAGCTCACGGTGCGTCGAGATCAAGGACATGGAGGCGCCCGTCTTCAGGGCCATGCTTCGTTTCATCTACACCGGCACATCGCCGGAGCTTGATCAGCAGCAGGACATCACAACGACAATGGCGCAGCATCTGCTTGTTGCTGCAGACAGGTATGGATTGGATCGGCTCAAACTGATCTGCCAAGAGAGGCTCCACAGTGACATCAACGTGGACACTGCCGCGGCGACTTTGGCCTTCGCGGAGCAGCACAGCTGCTCGCAGCTGAAGGACAGGTGCGTCGAGTTCGTCATCTCTTCTCGTGCCAACCTTGATGCTGTCATGGCAACCGAGGGCTATAGGCTTGTCATCGCGAGCTGCCCGTCGGTCCTGGATACTCTTCTCAGGGCAGCGGTTGGGAGATAG
- the LOC102709935 gene encoding microtubule-associated protein 70-3 isoform X2 has protein sequence MADGGEEGNAVAPRGAARRRGPVRASLDADEFIALMHGSDPVRVELTRLENELRDKERELGEAQTEIRALRLSERAREKAVEELTDELEKMFEKLKLTESLLDSKNLEVKKINDEKKAAMAAQFAAEATLRRVHAAQKDDDMPPIEAILAPLEAELKIARQEIAKLQDDNRALDRLTKQKEAALLEAERTVEIAMAKAAMVDDLQNKNQELMKQIEICHEENKILDKLQRQKVAEVKKLSQTVKDLEEAVLQGGATANVVRDYQRQVQEVNEQKKTLECELARAKVTANRVAVVVANEWKDSNDKVMPVKQWLEERRFLQGEMQQLRDKLAVAERTARSEAQLKEKYQLRLKVLEDGLRGPPSGSSRPPTEGKSFSNGPSRRLSLGGADNMSKLSPNGLLTRRSPSFHSRSSLSSSSSLVLKHAKGTSKSFDGGTRSLDRSKINGNGAHLLNRSTDAVRDCETNDNWKGNAEEGITENTNSNTDGSNKGTANNKSAELVSGFLYDMLQKEVISLRKACHEKDQSLKDKDDAIEMLAKKVDTLTKAMEVEAKKMRREVAAMEKEVAAMRVDKEQEIKARRLGSSKGTGSSQMLSGRSSSRSGHTRNYQ, from the exons atggccgacggcggggaggaggggaatGCGGTGGCTCCCAGGGgcgccgcgcggcggagggggccTGTGCGGGCCAGCCTCGACGCCGACGAGTTCATCGCGCTGATGCACGGGTCGGATCCCGTCAGGGTGGAGCTCACCCGCCTCGAGAACGAGCTGAGGG ACAAGGAGAGGGAGCTCGGGGAGGCGCAGACGGAGATACGCGCGCTACGGTTATCGGAGAGGGCGCGGGAGAAGGCCGTGGAGGAG CTTACAGATGAATTGGAGAAGATGTTTGAGAAACTGAAGTTGACAGAATCTCTCCTTGATAGCAAA aatctAGAAGTCAAGAAGATTAATGATGAGAAAAAGGCTGCAATGGCTGCTCAGTTTGCAGCAGAAGCGACTTTGCGGAGAGTACATGCAGCACAAAAGGATGATGACATGCCACCAATTGAAGCCATTCTCGCACCGCTTGAAGCTGAGCTAAAGATTGCTCGGCAAGAG ATTGCAAAACTACAAGACGACAATAGAGCTTTGGATCgtctaacaaaacaaaaggaggcAGCACTACTAGAAGCGGAAAGGACTGTGGAAATAGCAATGGCAAAAGCTGCTATGGTTGATGACTTGCAAAATAAGAACCAAGAATTGATGAAGCAAATAGAGATCTGTCAT gaagaaaataaaatattggaCAAGTTGCAACGCCAAAAGGTTGCAGAAGTTAAAAAACTTAGCCAGACTGTGAAAGATCTGGAAGAGGCTGTTCTTCAAGGTGGTGCAACTGCTAATGTAGTTAGAGATTACCAGCGGCAAGTTCAGGAAGTGAAT GAACAAAAGAAGACACTTGAATGTGAACTTGCCCGTGCAAAAGTTACGGCAAATAGGGTTGCTGTTGTGGTTGCCAACGAGTGGAAAGATTCTAATGATAAAGTTATGCCCGTTAAACAATGGCTTGAAGAGCGCAGGTTCCTGCAG gGTGAAATGCAACAACTTCGTGATAAGCTTGCTGTTGCAGAGCGGACAGCACGATCTGAGGCCCAATTAAAG GAAAAATATCAGTTGCGCCTGAAGGTTTTAGAAGATGGACTCAGAGGGCCACCAAGTGGCTCTAGTCGTCCACCTACAGAAGGAAAGAGCTTCAGCAATGGCCCTTCCCGTCGGCTATCACTTGGTGGAGCTGATAATATGTCCAAATTGTCTCCAAATGGTTTATTAACGAGGAGATCTCCATCTTTTCATTCAAgatcctctctttcttctagCAGCAGTTTGGTCCTAAAGCATGCTAAAGGCACTTCAAAGTCATTTGATGGTGGCACTAGGTCATTAGACAGGAGCAAGATTAATGGGAATGGAGCTCATTTACTTAACCGATCCACTGATGCTGTCAGAGATTGTGAAACTAATGATAATTGGAAAGGAAATGCAGAGGAGGGTATTACTGAGAATACAAACAGCAACACTGATGGGAGTAACAAGGGAACTGCAAACAATAAGTCAGCTGAGTTGGTATCTGGTTTCCTTTATGATATGTTGCAGAAGGAGGTAATTTCTTTGAGAAAGGCATGCCATGAAAAAGATCAAAGTCTAAAGGATAAAGATGATGCGATTGAG ATGCTAGCCAAGAAAGTAGATACCTTAACTAAAGCTATGGAAGTGGAGGCGAAAAAAATGAGGCGAGAGGTTGCTGCCATGGAGAAAGAAGTTGCAGCTATGCGTGTTGATAAAGAACAAGAAATCAAAGCTAGGCGTCTTGGTAGTTCTAAAGGGACCGGAAGTTCTCAAATGCTTTCGGGAAG GAGCTCATCTCGAAGTGGGCATACTCGCAACTACCAATGA
- the LOC102709935 gene encoding microtubule-associated protein 70-3 isoform X1, with the protein MADGGEEGNAVAPRGAARRRGPVRASLDADEFIALMHGSDPVRVELTRLENELRDKERELGEAQTEIRALRLSERAREKAVEELTDELEKMFEKLKLTESLLDSKNLEVKKINDEKKAAMAAQFAAEATLRRVHAAQKDDDMPPIEAILAPLEAELKIARQEIAKLQDDNRALDRLTKQKEAALLEAERTVEIAMAKAAMVDDLQNKNQELMKQIEICHEENKILDKLQRQKVAEVKKLSQTVKDLEEAVLQGGATANVVRDYQRQVQEVNEQKKTLECELARAKVTANRVAVVVANEWKDSNDKVMPVKQWLEERRFLQGEMQQLRDKLAVAERTARSEAQLKEKYQLRLKVLEDGLRGPPSGSSRPPTEGKSFSNGPSRRLSLGGADNMSKLSPNGLLTRRSPSFHSRSSLSSSSSLVLKHAKGTSKSFDGGTRSLDRSKINGNGAHLLNRSTDAVRDCETNDNWKGNAEEGITENTNSNTDGSNKGTANNKSAELVSGFLYDMLQKEVISLRKACHEKDQSLKDKDDAIEMLAKKVDTLTKAMEVEAKKMRREVAAMEKEVAAMRVDKEQEIKARRLGSSKGTGSSQMLSGSRSSSRSGHTRNYQ; encoded by the exons atggccgacggcggggaggaggggaatGCGGTGGCTCCCAGGGgcgccgcgcggcggagggggccTGTGCGGGCCAGCCTCGACGCCGACGAGTTCATCGCGCTGATGCACGGGTCGGATCCCGTCAGGGTGGAGCTCACCCGCCTCGAGAACGAGCTGAGGG ACAAGGAGAGGGAGCTCGGGGAGGCGCAGACGGAGATACGCGCGCTACGGTTATCGGAGAGGGCGCGGGAGAAGGCCGTGGAGGAG CTTACAGATGAATTGGAGAAGATGTTTGAGAAACTGAAGTTGACAGAATCTCTCCTTGATAGCAAA aatctAGAAGTCAAGAAGATTAATGATGAGAAAAAGGCTGCAATGGCTGCTCAGTTTGCAGCAGAAGCGACTTTGCGGAGAGTACATGCAGCACAAAAGGATGATGACATGCCACCAATTGAAGCCATTCTCGCACCGCTTGAAGCTGAGCTAAAGATTGCTCGGCAAGAG ATTGCAAAACTACAAGACGACAATAGAGCTTTGGATCgtctaacaaaacaaaaggaggcAGCACTACTAGAAGCGGAAAGGACTGTGGAAATAGCAATGGCAAAAGCTGCTATGGTTGATGACTTGCAAAATAAGAACCAAGAATTGATGAAGCAAATAGAGATCTGTCAT gaagaaaataaaatattggaCAAGTTGCAACGCCAAAAGGTTGCAGAAGTTAAAAAACTTAGCCAGACTGTGAAAGATCTGGAAGAGGCTGTTCTTCAAGGTGGTGCAACTGCTAATGTAGTTAGAGATTACCAGCGGCAAGTTCAGGAAGTGAAT GAACAAAAGAAGACACTTGAATGTGAACTTGCCCGTGCAAAAGTTACGGCAAATAGGGTTGCTGTTGTGGTTGCCAACGAGTGGAAAGATTCTAATGATAAAGTTATGCCCGTTAAACAATGGCTTGAAGAGCGCAGGTTCCTGCAG gGTGAAATGCAACAACTTCGTGATAAGCTTGCTGTTGCAGAGCGGACAGCACGATCTGAGGCCCAATTAAAG GAAAAATATCAGTTGCGCCTGAAGGTTTTAGAAGATGGACTCAGAGGGCCACCAAGTGGCTCTAGTCGTCCACCTACAGAAGGAAAGAGCTTCAGCAATGGCCCTTCCCGTCGGCTATCACTTGGTGGAGCTGATAATATGTCCAAATTGTCTCCAAATGGTTTATTAACGAGGAGATCTCCATCTTTTCATTCAAgatcctctctttcttctagCAGCAGTTTGGTCCTAAAGCATGCTAAAGGCACTTCAAAGTCATTTGATGGTGGCACTAGGTCATTAGACAGGAGCAAGATTAATGGGAATGGAGCTCATTTACTTAACCGATCCACTGATGCTGTCAGAGATTGTGAAACTAATGATAATTGGAAAGGAAATGCAGAGGAGGGTATTACTGAGAATACAAACAGCAACACTGATGGGAGTAACAAGGGAACTGCAAACAATAAGTCAGCTGAGTTGGTATCTGGTTTCCTTTATGATATGTTGCAGAAGGAGGTAATTTCTTTGAGAAAGGCATGCCATGAAAAAGATCAAAGTCTAAAGGATAAAGATGATGCGATTGAG ATGCTAGCCAAGAAAGTAGATACCTTAACTAAAGCTATGGAAGTGGAGGCGAAAAAAATGAGGCGAGAGGTTGCTGCCATGGAGAAAGAAGTTGCAGCTATGCGTGTTGATAAAGAACAAGAAATCAAAGCTAGGCGTCTTGGTAGTTCTAAAGGGACCGGAAGTTCTCAAATGCTTTCGGGAAG CAGGAGCTCATCTCGAAGTGGGCATACTCGCAACTACCAATGA